In Bradyrhizobium manausense, the sequence GCATCAAGATCGGTCCGCAGAACATGACCTCGCGGATCGTGGACACCGCCAATCTCGAAGCCGTGGAAATCCTGAAAGGTCCGGCCTCGCTGATCTCAGGCGAGGGCGCCGCCGGTGGTGCGATCAATTTCGTCACCAAGCAGCCGCACACCGGGCCGATCCGGAACGAGGCTGACTTCTCCTATGACTCACTGAATTCCTTCCGCGCCTATTACGGCTCGGGCGGCAGCACCAACGTCCAGGGGCTGGACTACCGCTTCGACGTCAGCCGGTCCTCGCTCAACGGTTTTGCCGACGACACCAACACCAGGACGCTCGACGTCTCCGGCCAGCTCAACTACCGGATCTCCGACAGCCTCAAGGTCTGGGGTGCGATCGAATATCGCGAGGATCGCGGCAAGGCCTATTGGGGCGCGCCGCTCGTGCCAGTCGCTTTCAGCGGCTCGCACGCCACGGCAGGCATCGTCTCGGGCACCTATATCGCGTCCAATGGCTCGAATCTCGGGCCGATCACCATCGACGACCGCACCTTCAACACCAACTACAACGTCCTCGACAACCGCAACGTGGCGCAGGAGGTCTGGCTGCGTGGTGGCTTCGAGTTGAAGCTTGCCCCCGATCTGACGCTGAAGAGCCAGGCTTATGCCTACGGCGCGGAGCGTTCGTGGTTCAACAACGAGGTGGAGGCGTTCAACACGGCGACGAACACGGTTGACCGCAGCCGCTTCTACGTGGCGCACAGCCAGCGCCTGGTCGGCAACATCACCGACCTGACCTGGGATGCGAACATTGCAGGCTTCGATAATCGCCTCGTCACGACGCTGTCGTCGAGCTACCTCGATTTCGTGCGCCCGGGTGCTGCGAATTTTCCGGGCGATTCCGTTGATCTCGTCGATCCCGTCAGGGGATTCTACGGCCTGCTCACGACCAAGCAGCAGACCGCACGCATCGACAACGAGGCGCTGTCATTCGAGGATCGGCTGAAGCTCACGCGCACGTTCTCGCTGATCGGCGGCCTCCGTGTCGAGCATATCGGGCTCGATCGCAACTCGACCGACGTTAACGGTCTGGAGAATGCGAATTTCCCGTTCTCGAAATCCTGGGCGCCCGTCACCGGCCGCATCGGTTACACCTGGGAAGCTGTTCCGGGTCTGACCTTCTTCAGTCAGTACGCCACCGGCGCCGACATCTCGGCCAACAACATCTTTCTGCTCGCGCCGACCCAGAACCTGGATCTGACGACTGCGCGCACCTACGAGACCGGCGTCAAGCACGTGTTGTGGGACAACAGGGCCGAGTGGTCGTTCTCGGCCTACGATATCGTGCGCAAGAATGTCTATGCGGCGGCTGGTGGTCAGACGCTCAACATTGCCGGACGGCAGGAATCGAAAGGTGTCGAGCTCGCCGGGGCAATCCGCCCGATCGAGCCTCTGCGTCTCTGGGGCAACATTGCCTATGTCGACGCGCGCTATGCCGACTACGACTTTGCCGGCGGCTCGTTCTCGGGCAACACGCCGCCGAACGTGCCGCGCATCGTTGCGAATGCGGGCGCGTCCTGGCGCTTCTTCACGCCCTGGCCGGTGGAGATCGGCATCACCGGCCGCCATGTCGGCGACCGCTACAACAGCGACGCCAACACGGTGACCATGAACGCCTACACGGTTGGCGATATCTACGCTTTCGTCGACATTCCCAGGACGGTCTTCAATGCGGTCGACCAGGCCCGCCTGACCTTTCGGGTGCGCAACTTTACAGACAAGCGCTACGCGATCTGGGGCGACCCATTCTATCCCGACCAGATCCTCCTGGGTGCACCGCGGACCTATGAGATCTCGGCTGCGTTCAAATGGTAAGGCATTGACCGCATGATGGGCGCGATCGTCCTGTTGCACCGCTGGCTCGGAATCGCGTTCTGCCTCCTGTTCGCGATGTGGTTCGCGAGCGGGATCGTGATGCACTTCGTTCCGTTCCCGTCGCTGACGGAAGCGGAACGCTTTGCGGGGCTCGCGGCGGTGGAGCGCCAAGGATCGATCATGGCAGTGGCCGACGCGGTATCCGCCAGCGGGATCACCGACGCCACGCGCGTTCGGCTTATCCAGCGCAGCGACGGGCCGGTCTATGTCGTGTCGGGACCGTCGCGTCTGCGCGCGGTCCGCGCATCC encodes:
- a CDS encoding TonB-dependent receptor produces the protein MSSIRIVRPRHFLLASAALTSLAAIDMPAALAQQAREPLPAVEVSPPQSRKQARPAGRDAASAGRTAARRRATAAPASRPVVPNAAAPTPLNSNAIAESASRLGLTVRETPATVEVISAETMREQGYRTVSDVAQGAVGVTAGDNPAEPSAFSMRGFTNSQINTLYNGIKIGPQNMTSRIVDTANLEAVEILKGPASLISGEGAAGGAINFVTKQPHTGPIRNEADFSYDSLNSFRAYYGSGGSTNVQGLDYRFDVSRSSLNGFADDTNTRTLDVSGQLNYRISDSLKVWGAIEYREDRGKAYWGAPLVPVAFSGSHATAGIVSGTYIASNGSNLGPITIDDRTFNTNYNVLDNRNVAQEVWLRGGFELKLAPDLTLKSQAYAYGAERSWFNNEVEAFNTATNTVDRSRFYVAHSQRLVGNITDLTWDANIAGFDNRLVTTLSSSYLDFVRPGAANFPGDSVDLVDPVRGFYGLLTTKQQTARIDNEALSFEDRLKLTRTFSLIGGLRVEHIGLDRNSTDVNGLENANFPFSKSWAPVTGRIGYTWEAVPGLTFFSQYATGADISANNIFLLAPTQNLDLTTARTYETGVKHVLWDNRAEWSFSAYDIVRKNVYAAAGGQTLNIAGRQESKGVELAGAIRPIEPLRLWGNIAYVDARYADYDFAGGSFSGNTPPNVPRIVANAGASWRFFTPWPVEIGITGRHVGDRYNSDANTVTMNAYTVGDIYAFVDIPRTVFNAVDQARLTFRVRNFTDKRYAIWGDPFYPDQILLGAPRTYEISAAFKW